The proteins below are encoded in one region of Oligoflexia bacterium:
- the lipB gene encoding lipoyl(octanoyl) transferase LipB: MLNELDQITIQWLGLMDYEVALEAQIRAAERVRAGSVPCVMALHHHAVVTLGKRGQALSDLLVSLETMREKNIRIVATDRGGQATFHNPGQLVLYPILPLAQWGFGVRDYVECLERATAYFCAEFGIEVTRGYEPGLWVDGKKTAAFGIRIDRGVSMHGVSINLFNDLEYFSLIRQCGQSVTATNLSQEMSKFMPEIPAWDMTACANLWLDHFKAQVKALIDNKNLPEYEVQTTVPEVVNQFSQAMKEALQAEALFEDTPSLVELENVIEKTPEIES, from the coding sequence ATGTTAAATGAGTTAGATCAGATCACTATTCAATGGCTTGGGCTTATGGATTACGAGGTAGCCCTAGAGGCTCAAATACGGGCTGCAGAGCGTGTGCGTGCGGGCAGTGTGCCCTGTGTTATGGCGCTTCATCATCATGCTGTGGTGACTTTAGGTAAAAGAGGTCAAGCACTGTCTGATCTCCTGGTTTCATTAGAAACTATGCGTGAAAAAAACATTAGAATCGTAGCAACTGACCGTGGCGGTCAAGCCACTTTCCATAATCCAGGACAATTGGTTTTGTACCCAATTTTACCACTGGCTCAATGGGGTTTTGGTGTTCGAGATTATGTTGAATGTTTGGAGCGCGCGACAGCTTATTTTTGTGCAGAATTTGGTATCGAAGTTACCCGCGGTTATGAACCTGGTCTTTGGGTTGATGGTAAAAAAACAGCAGCCTTTGGAATTCGAATTGATCGTGGCGTGAGTATGCACGGAGTATCTATAAACTTGTTTAATGATTTAGAATATTTTTCACTTATCAGGCAGTGTGGGCAGTCAGTTACTGCTACTAATTTGAGTCAAGAAATGTCAAAGTTTATGCCTGAAATTCCCGCTTGGGATATGACTGCTTGTGCAAATCTTTGGCTCGATCATTTTAAAGCTCAAGTCAAAGCGTTGATTGATAATAAAAATTTACCTGAATATGAAGTGCAAACCACAGTACCTGAAGTGGTAAACCAATTTTCTCAAGCCATGAAAGAAGCGTTACAAGCTGAGGCTCTATTTGAAGACACGCCTAGTCTGGTAGAACTTGAGAATGTCATAGAAAAAACTCCAGAAATCGAGTCTTGA